In Leptodactylus fuscus isolate aLepFus1 chromosome 2, aLepFus1.hap2, whole genome shotgun sequence, one genomic interval encodes:
- the SPRY2 gene encoding protein sprouty homolog 2, giving the protein MEARVQNGSGSQPLLQARRDNGRPHGDIDPRDILTQQVHVLSLDQIRAIRNTNEYTEGPTVAPRPWVKPAPRQTSQHKNERIHVVTDQRQFSRSPLPPMHPSSQASLSRSVSTGSRSSIRTSTSSSSSEQRLLGPSYSSSGLGADRIIRVQPKGELKPEELKPSSKEDLGLHAYRCESCGKCKCQECTYPRTLPSCWICDKQCLCSAQEVIDYGTCVCCVKCLFYHCSNDDEDNCADNPCSCSQSHCCTRWSAIGLMSIFLPCLWCYLPAKGCLKLCQGCYDRAKRPGCRCKRSNTVCCKVPQLQPRSLGKPT; this is encoded by the coding sequence ATGGAGGCCAGAGTACAAAATGGCAGCGGATCCCAGCCTTTACTCCAGGCTCGGCGTGACAACGGGAGACCACATGGTGATATTGACCCAAGGGACATTTTGACGCAGCAAGTTCACGTTTTGTCATTGGATCAGATAAGAGCCATAAGGAACACTAATGAGTATACTGAAGGGCCTACTGTGGCTCCTCGACCTTGGGTTAAACCTGCTCCTCGCCAAACTTCCCAGCACAAAAATGAAAGAATACATGTGGTAACCGACCAGAGGCAATTCAGCCGGAGCCCTCTTCCACCAATGCATCCCTCATCACAGGCGTCTTTGTCTCGGTCCGTGAGTACAGGATCACGAAGTAGTATAAGGACAAGCACAAGTAGCAGCTCATCAGAGCAAAGACTTTTAGGTCCTTCTTATTCATCTTCGGGGCTAGGTGCTGACAGGATAATTCGTGTACAACCCAAAGGTGAGCTGAAACCAGAGGAGTTAAAGCCTTCCAGTAAAGAGGACTTGGGCTTACATGCATACAGGTGTGAGAGCTGCGGGAAATGTAAGTGCCAAGAATGCACTTATCCAAGAACTCTTCCCTCCTGCTGGATATGTGACAAGCAGTGCCTTTGCTCAGCACAGGAAGTGATTGACTATGGAACTTGTGTTTGCTGTGTGAAGTGCCTATTCTATCACTGCTCGAATGACGACGAGGACAATTGTGCAGACAACCCCTGTTCTTGTAGCCAGTCACATTGCTGCACTCGCTGGTCTGCTATTGGTCTCATGTCAATATTTTTGCCTTGTTTATGGTGTTACCTTCCAGCCAAGGGTTGCCTTAAGTTGTGCCAGGGCTGCTATGACCGGGCAAAGAGGCCAGGATGCCGATGTAAAAGGTCAAATACAGTATGTTGTAAAGTGCCACAGTTACAGCCCAGAAGTTTGGGGAAACCCACATAG